The following are encoded in a window of Bacillus sp. SORGH_AS_0510 genomic DNA:
- a CDS encoding AI-2E family transporter, whose protein sequence is MSKSKIQFWLIQILLILSIIFVSTKISFMFQPIGVFFSTVFFPILITGFLYFLLNPVVNFLERKKLPRVAAILVIYVVFAGLLAVVIGSLVPAVSKQATELANDLPGFAHKTTDFVSDVVKSSEFKNFKEKQSEIIDNVQKRLVKYANTLPNTLTNVIMGFFGIVTNIAIILVTVPFLLFYMFKDGQKFPIAVSKFIPAEYRDEALKTLKETGETLSAYIQGQVVVALAVGTLAFIGYAIIDLRYALIMALIVAFTNIIPYVGPIIGGAPAVLVAFFDSPTKALLVIVVILVAQQIEGNFLSPMILGKSLDTHPATIIIILLAAGNLAGVLGMVLAVPTYAVSKTIVLNLVRFLRARKAANYTSEGPFV, encoded by the coding sequence GTGTCAAAATCTAAAATTCAATTCTGGTTAATTCAAATTTTGCTTATTTTATCAATTATTTTCGTATCAACCAAGATTTCATTTATGTTTCAGCCTATCGGGGTGTTTTTCTCGACGGTGTTCTTTCCCATTCTAATTACCGGGTTCCTTTATTTTCTTTTAAATCCGGTTGTGAATTTTCTGGAACGCAAAAAACTACCGAGGGTAGCAGCAATATTGGTCATATATGTTGTATTTGCAGGTCTTCTTGCAGTGGTAATAGGTAGCCTGGTTCCAGCTGTTTCGAAACAGGCAACCGAACTTGCCAATGATTTGCCTGGCTTTGCACATAAGACGACTGATTTTGTTAGTGATGTAGTTAAGTCTTCAGAGTTTAAAAACTTTAAAGAGAAGCAGAGTGAAATAATCGATAACGTGCAAAAACGTTTAGTGAAGTATGCTAATACCTTGCCAAACACACTTACGAACGTGATTATGGGCTTCTTTGGCATCGTCACGAATATCGCAATTATTCTTGTTACTGTTCCATTTTTATTATTTTACATGTTTAAGGATGGACAAAAATTTCCAATAGCCGTATCTAAGTTCATTCCAGCTGAATACCGGGATGAGGCATTAAAAACGTTGAAAGAAACAGGAGAGACACTTTCAGCATACATTCAGGGGCAGGTAGTGGTCGCCTTGGCTGTAGGAACATTAGCCTTTATCGGATATGCAATTATCGATTTACGCTATGCATTAATTATGGCACTAATCGTAGCCTTCACCAACATTATCCCATATGTAGGGCCAATTATTGGCGGTGCGCCAGCGGTACTGGTGGCTTTCTTTGATTCACCAACGAAAGCTTTATTAGTAATAGTCGTGATTCTTGTGGCACAGCAAATTGAAGGGAACTTCCTATCTCCGATGATTTTAGGTAAATCACTGGATACGCACCCGGCAACAATTATCATCATTCTGTTGGCAGCAGGCAATCTTGCAGGTGTCCTAGGAATGGTTTTGGCTGTTCCGACCTATGCGGTCTCAAAAACAATTGTTTTAAACTTAGTCCGATTCTTAAGAGCGAGAAAAGCGGCGAATTATACCAGTGAAGGACCATTTGTCTAA
- the mutS gene encoding DNA mismatch repair protein MutS, with protein sequence MAAYTPMIQQYLTVKADYQDAFLFFRLGDFYEMFFEDAIKASQELEITLTSRDGGSEDRIPMCGVPYHAAPNYIEQLISKGYKVAICEQMEDAKQTKGMVRREVVQLITPGTVMDSKGLNDKENNYIASITAFDDQTYGFAFNDISTGESRVTLLSNYFEEVLNELSVLSAKEVVVSSDFDGELQKKMRERDVLAISFEDNSSVEMTFSHLLEDLNQDKLKQTAARLFNYLYRSQKRSLDHLQPVTTYQTHQFMKIDYYSKRNLELTETIRSKGKKGSLLWLLDETMTAMGGRMLKHWVDRPLIDLALIKHRQTIVEVLMSHFFERQELREKFKEVYDLERLAGRVAFGNVNARDLVQLKRSLLQVPFLKQILQSMQDEHVNQLAELLDPCEEVADLLEQAIIENPPLSLKEGNIIRDGYHEQLDQYRYASRNGKTWIAQLEREEREKTGIKSLKIGYNRVFGYYIEVTRANLSLLKEGQYERKQTLANAERFITPELKEKEALILQAEEKCGELEYELFTEIREIVKEQIPRLQALAKIVSELDVLQCFAQVSEERRYVKPEFSTERRVVIKEGRHPVVEKVLNAQEYVPNDCYMDSDREVLLITGPNMSGKSTYMRQIALTAILAQIGCYVPASEAVLPIFDQVFTRIGAADDLISGQSTFMVEMLEAKNAIANATQNSLILFDEIGRGTSTYDGMALAQAIIEYIHERIGAKTLFSTHYHELTVLEEELIKLKNIHVSAIEHNGKVVFLHKIKEGPADKSYGIHVAQLAELPTELINRANEILTALEQSDVPAVPAKKAVMIEEKPAEQPAQLSFFDEPKEPKKQELSTKEKRVLDKIKELDLLDVTPLQAINMLYNLQKKLKG encoded by the coding sequence ATGGCTGCTTATACGCCGATGATACAACAATACTTAACAGTCAAGGCAGATTATCAAGATGCCTTTTTATTTTTTCGCTTAGGCGATTTTTACGAAATGTTTTTCGAGGATGCGATTAAGGCATCACAAGAATTAGAAATTACATTAACGAGCCGGGATGGCGGCAGTGAAGACCGAATTCCGATGTGTGGTGTACCATATCACGCGGCTCCTAACTATATTGAACAGCTTATTTCAAAAGGCTACAAAGTAGCGATATGTGAGCAAATGGAAGATGCAAAACAAACCAAGGGGATGGTCAGACGGGAAGTTGTCCAGTTAATTACTCCTGGAACGGTGATGGATAGCAAAGGTTTAAACGATAAAGAAAACAATTATATTGCTTCCATAACCGCATTTGATGACCAAACTTACGGGTTTGCCTTCAACGATATTTCAACAGGGGAAAGCCGGGTGACCTTGCTTTCTAATTATTTTGAAGAGGTTCTTAACGAGCTGTCGGTCTTAAGTGCTAAGGAAGTAGTTGTGTCCAGTGACTTTGATGGCGAACTGCAAAAGAAAATGCGTGAGCGTGATGTACTAGCCATTTCTTTTGAGGATAATAGTTCAGTAGAAATGACATTTTCCCATCTGCTTGAGGATTTAAATCAGGATAAATTGAAGCAAACAGCGGCAAGACTTTTTAACTATTTATATCGTTCACAAAAAAGAAGTCTTGACCATCTTCAGCCTGTTACCACTTACCAAACCCATCAATTTATGAAAATTGATTATTACTCGAAACGTAACCTTGAATTAACGGAGACGATCCGTTCTAAGGGGAAAAAGGGTTCATTATTATGGCTTCTGGATGAAACTATGACGGCTATGGGTGGAAGGATGCTGAAGCACTGGGTTGACCGTCCGTTAATTGACCTGGCTCTCATCAAGCATCGGCAAACGATTGTAGAAGTTCTGATGAGTCACTTTTTCGAACGCCAAGAGCTTCGTGAAAAATTTAAAGAAGTATATGACTTAGAGAGATTAGCAGGACGAGTAGCATTTGGCAATGTGAATGCCCGTGATTTGGTGCAATTAAAACGTTCTTTATTGCAAGTGCCATTTTTAAAACAAATCCTGCAATCAATGCAGGATGAGCATGTGAATCAATTGGCTGAACTGCTTGACCCATGTGAAGAGGTGGCTGATTTACTAGAGCAAGCCATCATTGAAAATCCGCCGCTTTCGTTAAAAGAAGGCAATATCATCCGTGACGGCTATCATGAGCAATTGGATCAATACCGCTATGCCAGCAGGAACGGGAAGACTTGGATTGCTCAATTAGAGCGTGAAGAACGTGAAAAGACGGGGATTAAATCGTTGAAGATTGGTTACAACCGCGTGTTTGGCTATTATATTGAAGTCACGCGAGCGAACCTCTCACTATTAAAAGAAGGGCAGTATGAGCGAAAGCAAACTTTAGCGAATGCAGAACGCTTTATTACCCCAGAATTAAAAGAAAAAGAGGCATTGATTTTACAGGCGGAAGAAAAATGCGGTGAGCTGGAATACGAATTGTTTACTGAAATTCGCGAAATCGTAAAGGAACAAATTCCTCGTTTACAAGCATTAGCGAAAATCGTCAGTGAGTTAGATGTTCTTCAGTGCTTTGCTCAGGTTAGTGAGGAGCGCCGTTATGTGAAACCAGAGTTTTCGACCGAGCGTCGTGTGGTGATTAAAGAAGGACGTCACCCTGTTGTCGAGAAGGTCCTTAACGCCCAAGAATATGTGCCAAATGACTGCTATATGGATAGCGACCGTGAAGTACTATTGATCACTGGACCAAATATGTCTGGTAAAAGTACGTACATGCGTCAAATTGCATTGACCGCCATCCTGGCGCAAATCGGCTGCTATGTTCCGGCATCTGAGGCGGTTCTGCCAATTTTTGACCAGGTCTTCACTCGTATTGGGGCTGCCGATGATTTAATTTCCGGCCAAAGTACCTTTATGGTGGAGATGCTTGAGGCGAAAAATGCCATTGCGAATGCGACTCAAAACAGTTTAATCTTATTCGATGAAATCGGCCGTGGAACCTCTACCTACGATGGTATGGCATTGGCGCAGGCGATTATTGAATATATTCATGAACGGATTGGCGCTAAGACCCTATTTTCAACCCACTATCATGAATTAACGGTGTTAGAAGAAGAGCTAATCAAGCTGAAAAACATTCACGTTAGTGCAATTGAACATAATGGGAAAGTTGTTTTCCTTCATAAAATTAAAGAAGGCCCGGCTGATAAGAGTTATGGAATTCATGTTGCACAGCTGGCAGAACTTCCTACAGAACTAATTAATCGAGCAAATGAAATCTTAACAGCTCTTGAGCAATCTGATGTACCAGCTGTTCCAGCTAAGAAGGCTGTAATGATAGAAGAGAAACCAGCAGAACAACCTGCACAACTATCATTCTTTGATGAACCGAAAGAACCGAAAAAGCAGGAACTATCTACGAAAGAAAAAAGAGTGTTGGATAAAATAAAGGAACTAGATTTATTAGATGTGACACCATTACAGGCTATTAACATGCTCTATAATTTGCAGAAAAAATTAAAAGGGTAA
- the mutL gene encoding DNA mismatch repair endonuclease MutL yields MGKIIQLDDALSNKIAAGEVVERPASVVKELVENAIDAGSTVIEIEVEEAGLAKIRITDNGHGIEEEDVLIAFQRHATSKIKNENDLFRIRTLGFRGEALPSIASVSRLEMKTSTGEGAGNRVVIEGGKVEVFEKTSSRRGTDLTITDLFFNTPARLKYMKTIHTELGNITDVVNRLALSHPEVAFRLIHNDRKLLQTTGNGDVRQVLASIYGLAIAKQLVPVSGTSLDYKITGFVSMPEVTRASRNYISTMINGRFIKNYPLAKAIQEGYHTLLPIGRYPIVLLNIEMDPLLVDVNVHPSKMEVRISKEAELNDLVTTMIKDAFKSKVLIPTAYTPVKKEDQKSEQTAFVLDEGTIPASEPTNVQKQWGAPVERSYGPQSIEASNVPKEPFQSDRISESIGWASVNPFSAGYESSRVIDEADEELQETNDPTEVPFEDKPISTESNLPESRVPRLYPIGQMHGTYIFAQNENGLYIIDQHAAQERLKYEYFREKVGQVEPELQDMLVPLTFEYSTDEYMKINEHQHELEKVGVFLEEFGMNSFIVRSHPQWLPKGEEKQIIEEMIEQLLSMKKVDIKKLREEAAIMMSCKASIKANRHLRNDEIQALLDDLRKASDPFTCPHGRPIIVHYSVYEMEKMFKRVM; encoded by the coding sequence ATGGGGAAGATTATTCAATTAGATGATGCCCTATCAAATAAGATTGCGGCGGGAGAAGTAGTCGAACGCCCCGCCTCTGTTGTAAAAGAGCTTGTGGAAAATGCCATCGATGCTGGAAGTACCGTGATAGAAATTGAGGTAGAGGAAGCAGGACTGGCTAAAATCAGAATTACCGATAATGGTCATGGGATTGAGGAAGAAGATGTTCTTATTGCTTTTCAACGCCATGCCACTAGTAAAATAAAAAATGAAAATGATTTATTCCGCATCCGTACACTTGGATTCCGTGGAGAAGCCCTACCAAGTATTGCCTCTGTTTCCCGACTTGAAATGAAGACCTCTACAGGTGAGGGTGCCGGTAACCGAGTAGTGATTGAAGGCGGTAAGGTAGAGGTGTTTGAAAAAACATCGAGTAGAAGGGGAACCGATCTCACGATTACCGATTTATTTTTCAATACGCCTGCCCGCCTAAAATATATGAAAACCATTCATACCGAGTTAGGTAATATTACGGATGTGGTAAATCGTCTTGCTCTTTCTCATCCGGAGGTAGCATTTCGTCTGATCCATAATGACAGAAAGCTCCTGCAAACGACCGGAAACGGCGATGTTCGTCAAGTGTTGGCGTCTATTTATGGATTAGCCATTGCGAAGCAGTTAGTTCCGGTCAGCGGAACCTCACTGGACTACAAAATTACTGGTTTCGTCTCTATGCCTGAGGTAACAAGGGCATCGAGAAATTATATCTCAACCATGATTAATGGAAGGTTTATTAAGAACTATCCATTGGCGAAAGCCATACAAGAGGGATACCATACCTTACTCCCAATCGGTCGATATCCGATTGTGCTTCTTAATATTGAAATGGACCCACTTCTAGTCGATGTAAATGTTCACCCTTCAAAAATGGAAGTTCGTATAAGTAAGGAAGCGGAATTAAATGATTTGGTCACAACGATGATCAAAGATGCATTTAAATCTAAGGTGCTAATTCCTACCGCTTATACTCCTGTTAAAAAGGAAGATCAGAAGTCTGAACAAACGGCTTTCGTGTTGGATGAGGGGACAATACCAGCTAGTGAACCAACGAATGTGCAAAAGCAATGGGGTGCTCCGGTTGAAAGGAGCTATGGGCCACAGTCAATTGAAGCAAGTAATGTTCCCAAAGAACCATTCCAATCTGATCGAATTAGTGAATCGATAGGATGGGCGTCTGTCAATCCATTCTCAGCGGGGTATGAGAGTTCCCGTGTAATTGATGAAGCAGACGAAGAATTACAGGAAACGAATGATCCGACTGAGGTTCCCTTTGAAGATAAACCAATTTCAACAGAAAGCAATTTACCCGAAAGTCGTGTGCCACGCTTATATCCAATCGGGCAAATGCACGGAACCTATATTTTTGCTCAAAACGAAAATGGTTTATATATCATCGACCAACACGCGGCCCAAGAACGGCTAAAATATGAATACTTTCGTGAAAAAGTAGGACAAGTAGAACCTGAATTACAGGATATGCTCGTTCCGTTAACTTTTGAGTATTCTACGGATGAATATATGAAAATCAATGAACATCAGCATGAATTGGAGAAGGTCGGGGTCTTTCTGGAGGAGTTTGGGATGAATAGTTTTATTGTTCGCTCCCATCCGCAATGGCTTCCAAAAGGCGAGGAGAAACAAATCATTGAAGAGATGATTGAACAGCTTCTATCCATGAAAAAGGTAGATATTAAAAAGTTGCGTGAGGAAGCAGCGATTATGATGAGCTGTAAAGCATCGATAAAAGCCAATCGACATCTACGAAACGATGAAATCCAAGCTCTGTTGGATGACCTAAGAAAAGCTTCTGATCCATTCACCTGTCCGCATGGCAGACCGATTATTGTTCATTATTCGGTATATGAGATGGAAAAAATGTTTAAAAGGGTTATGTAA
- a CDS encoding TspO/MBR family protein, with the protein MIRFVFNLLGLLLVVTVNALANILPLNGQTTGEISNRLHVLFTPAGYVFSIWGLIYLLLFIWVIRQLPKNRRNLPLYQSTSGLFLLTCALNILWIFLWHYEYFFYTVLVMVAFLVTLIFLYKKVKSFHPSKIDIIPFSIYLGWISVALIANISYYLVYIQWNGWGLSAVMWTVIMLWVAAILAGIFYKKENDPYYVLVFCWALIGIGVKNQDTHPSVSNVSYVLSVALLIFLWVNKGKALFYMDKGFT; encoded by the coding sequence ACGGTTAATGCATTAGCTAATATTTTGCCGCTTAACGGACAGACTACAGGTGAAATTTCTAATAGGTTACATGTATTATTTACACCAGCAGGCTATGTATTTAGTATTTGGGGACTTATTTACTTATTACTGTTTATCTGGGTAATTAGACAGCTGCCAAAGAACCGAAGAAATCTGCCTTTATACCAATCAACGAGCGGACTCTTTTTGCTGACATGTGCCCTAAATATATTATGGATTTTCTTATGGCATTACGAGTACTTTTTCTATACGGTTTTAGTCATGGTTGCTTTTTTGGTTACTCTTATTTTTCTTTATAAAAAAGTAAAGAGTTTTCACCCATCCAAAATAGATATCATCCCTTTTTCCATCTACCTTGGATGGATTAGTGTAGCTTTGATTGCAAATATCAGCTATTACCTGGTTTATATTCAATGGAATGGCTGGGGACTTTCAGCGGTTATGTGGACCGTTATTATGCTTTGGGTCGCAGCAATACTGGCAGGGATTTTTTACAAAAAGGAAAATGATCCTTATTATGTTTTGGTATTTTGTTGGGCTTTAATTGGGATTGGTGTGAAAAACCAAGATACCCATCCTAGTGTAAGTAATGTTTCTTATGTACTATCAGTAGCATTACTAATTTTTCTATGGGTCAATAAAGGAAAAGCTCTATTTTATATGGATAAAGGATTCACTTAA
- a CDS encoding LysR family transcriptional regulator, with amino-acid sequence MEIRQLQTFKAVVDLNSFTKAAQTLQYSQASITSHIQQLEDEIGLPLFDRLGKHIQLTMVGEELYHYSVELLAVFSKIQHISTNDRTLKGEIRIGAAESITVYKLGTVLSQYKKLCPEVTFSLINDDCLPLRERLYSGVIDIAITLEPKVNDPNLITQVWSEESLVFVGERNHSIKAIEEATEECFIFSPKSCALRKFFEGYLIRKGISTHNHLEFNSMEAMKQCVVSGLGISLMPSLSVEALLREEKMKVIESASEKPVFYAQISYHKNKWLSKAHRKFIEMVLEEVKL; translated from the coding sequence ATGGAGATTCGTCAATTACAAACGTTTAAAGCTGTTGTTGATTTGAATAGCTTTACAAAGGCCGCACAAACACTTCAGTACTCTCAAGCCTCTATTACATCTCATATTCAGCAGTTGGAGGACGAGATTGGCCTTCCTTTATTTGACCGGCTGGGGAAACACATCCAACTTACGATGGTTGGCGAGGAATTGTATCATTATTCTGTAGAATTACTAGCGGTCTTTTCGAAGATTCAACATATATCCACCAATGATAGAACATTGAAAGGCGAAATCCGCATTGGTGCAGCCGAATCGATTACTGTATACAAGTTAGGCACAGTTCTCTCACAGTATAAAAAGTTATGTCCTGAGGTTACGTTTTCACTTATTAATGATGATTGTCTTCCACTTAGGGAGCGGCTCTATTCCGGTGTGATAGATATTGCCATTACTTTAGAGCCTAAGGTAAATGACCCAAATTTAATCACCCAAGTCTGGTCCGAAGAATCCTTAGTTTTTGTCGGGGAAAGAAATCATTCCATAAAAGCCATTGAGGAAGCGACTGAAGAATGTTTTATTTTCAGTCCGAAAAGTTGTGCCTTAAGGAAATTTTTCGAGGGTTATTTAATTCGAAAAGGGATTAGTACCCATAATCATTTGGAGTTTAATAGTATGGAGGCAATGAAACAGTGTGTTGTAAGCGGGTTAGGCATCAGCTTAATGCCATCCCTAAGTGTAGAAGCATTATTGCGAGAAGAAAAAATGAAGGTAATCGAGTCAGCTTCAGAAAAACCCGTGTTCTATGCGCAAATTTCTTATCATAAAAACAAGTGGTTGTCGAAAGCTCATCGGAAGTTTATTGAGATGGTTTTGGAGGAAGTTAAGTTATAA
- a CDS encoding DJ-1/PfpI family protein produces MKKICLLLPNGFEAVEASVFTDVFGWNKDVSEGSTELVTVGTREELKCTWNLIVKPERLLSEVSAHEFDALALPGGFEQAGFYEDAFGSDVLEFIREFDNQGKIIAAICVGSLVVGKSGVLQGRNATTYNRSNRKRQVQLAELGVNVIPDQSIVIDKNIITSFNPATSFDVAFTMLELLTSTENANNVKRLMGFCE; encoded by the coding sequence ATGAAAAAAATATGTTTACTCTTACCGAATGGCTTTGAAGCTGTTGAAGCAAGTGTGTTTACAGATGTGTTTGGCTGGAATAAAGACGTAAGCGAGGGATCAACTGAACTAGTGACAGTGGGGACAAGAGAGGAATTGAAATGTACTTGGAATTTAATCGTTAAGCCAGAAAGGTTGTTATCGGAGGTTTCTGCACATGAGTTTGATGCATTAGCCCTACCTGGTGGTTTTGAACAAGCAGGCTTTTATGAGGATGCTTTTGGCTCCGATGTACTTGAATTTATCCGCGAATTTGATAATCAGGGAAAAATCATTGCAGCGATCTGTGTCGGTTCATTAGTGGTTGGAAAAAGCGGTGTTTTACAAGGAAGAAATGCTACGACCTATAATCGGAGTAATAGGAAGCGGCAAGTACAATTAGCAGAATTGGGAGTGAATGTGATTCCGGATCAAAGTATCGTCATCGATAAAAACATTATTACATCATTCAACCCGGCCACTTCATTCGATGTAGCATTTACCATGCTTGAACTTTTGACGTCAACGGAAAATGCAAACAATGTAAAAAGGCTCATGGGATTTTGTGAATAG
- a CDS encoding TIGR02206 family membrane protein codes for MMEWFGRSNKNYDFDMFSTSHFIVVAILIIVSVCIFLFRDSLKNKKMRRVEIGFAISLIIIETTYHFWMITNGSWNVSHAIPLELCSISLMLTIVLLLTRLKIIYEILLFTALLGASQALLTPLLNYDFPHFRFFHFFYTHLMIIWVPLYFTWVQGYRPTIWSVVKLFVFLNVLMPFIMFINKLVGGNYMFLSHKPDSASLLDVLGPYPWYILSLEGLLISLSLVVWVIFREKAVKQPEISRNLPIH; via the coding sequence ATGATGGAATGGTTTGGCCGAAGTAATAAAAACTATGACTTTGACATGTTTTCGACGAGTCATTTTATCGTAGTTGCGATTTTAATCATTGTGTCCGTCTGTATATTTCTCTTTAGAGATTCTCTGAAAAATAAGAAGATGCGGCGGGTTGAAATTGGCTTTGCTATTTCACTAATTATAATAGAAACAACCTATCATTTTTGGATGATCACTAATGGCAGCTGGAATGTCAGTCACGCCATTCCACTTGAGTTGTGTAGCATCAGCCTGATGTTAACCATCGTACTACTGCTTACAAGGTTAAAAATCATCTATGAGATTTTACTATTTACAGCTTTACTTGGGGCATCACAGGCATTATTAACACCCTTATTAAACTATGACTTCCCACATTTTCGTTTCTTTCATTTCTTCTACACTCACTTAATGATCATTTGGGTGCCCTTATATTTCACCTGGGTGCAAGGTTATCGCCCGACAATCTGGTCGGTGGTAAAACTGTTTGTATTCTTAAATGTGTTAATGCCTTTTATTATGTTCATCAATAAATTAGTTGGCGGGAATTATATGTTCTTAAGCCATAAACCAGACAGCGCGAGTTTGTTGGATGTGCTTGGTCCATATCCGTGGTATATCTTATCGTTAGAGGGATTGTTAATCTCATTAAGTTTAGTCGTTTGGGTCATATTCCGTGAAAAGGCTGTAAAACAACCAGAAATATCCAGAAACCTACCCATTCACTAA
- a CDS encoding cysteine hydrolase family protein yields MSANTALLLIDVQNYFDDPNHGRRNNPNAEENMALLLNKWRESNRPVIHVQHISNPALAHHPGRDIKEIVSPLPEESIIVKNVNSAFIGTKLETYLREYEIETLVIVGLTTDHCVSTTTRMAKNLGFTPFIVSDATATFDRVSFDGKLYGAEEIHNLALVSLHEEFATVIDTKSVLELLD; encoded by the coding sequence ATTTCAGCAAACACCGCTTTATTATTAATCGATGTGCAAAATTATTTTGATGATCCAAACCATGGTAGAAGAAACAATCCAAACGCCGAAGAAAATATGGCCTTATTGTTAAACAAATGGAGAGAATCAAATCGACCTGTCATTCATGTTCAACACATAAGTAATCCAGCGTTGGCTCACCATCCTGGACGTGATATTAAAGAGATCGTTTCACCACTACCAGAGGAATCTATCATCGTGAAAAACGTAAACAGTGCCTTTATCGGTACAAAATTGGAAACGTACTTAAGAGAATATGAAATTGAAACACTTGTTATTGTAGGATTAACTACCGATCATTGTGTCTCTACTACAACACGTATGGCAAAAAATCTCGGCTTTACTCCATTCATTGTCTCAGATGCTACCGCTACTTTCGATCGAGTAAGTTTTGACGGAAAGCTGTACGGTGCTGAAGAAATCCACAACTTGGCTCTCGTCAGCTTGCACGAGGAATTTGCCACAGTTATTGATACGAAAAGTGTCTTAGAATTACTAGATTAA